In a single window of the Acidobacteriota bacterium genome:
- a CDS encoding aminodeoxychorismate/anthranilate synthase component II: MLLIIDNYDSFTYNLVQYLGELGAEMRIVMNDMVSVDDIENVIKPTRILISPGPGTPNDAGIALAVIERFAVRLPILGVCLGHQTIAQHFGGRVVRAPRPVHGMSSRVINDGKTIFRSLPPEFDAGRYHSLVVERDTLPDTLEISAETADGIIMGLRHRTLPIEGVQFHPESILTEHGKILLQNFLSL; this comes from the coding sequence ATGCTGCTTATCATCGACAACTACGACTCATTCACGTACAACCTCGTGCAGTATCTCGGCGAGCTCGGTGCCGAAATGCGCATTGTGATGAATGACATGGTTTCGGTCGATGATATCGAGAACGTGATAAAGCCGACGCGCATTCTGATATCGCCCGGTCCCGGAACGCCCAACGACGCCGGGATCGCGCTCGCGGTAATTGAAAGGTTCGCCGTGCGATTGCCGATCCTTGGCGTTTGTCTCGGGCATCAGACGATAGCGCAGCACTTCGGCGGCCGCGTCGTCCGGGCTCCGCGGCCTGTTCACGGTATGTCGTCAAGAGTTATAAATGACGGCAAGACGATCTTTCGCTCACTTCCGCCGGAGTTTGATGCAGGGCGTTATCATTCGCTCGTCGTCGAACGCGACACGCTGCCCGACACGCTCGAAATATCCGCCGAAACCGCCGACGGGATCATCATGGGACTCCGCCATCGTACGCTGCCGATCGAAGGCGTGCAGTTCCATCCGGAGTCCATTCTGACCGAGCACGGCAAAATCTTGTTGCAAAACTTCCTCTCGCTTTGA
- the lpxK gene encoding tetraacyldisaccharide 4'-kinase, which translates to MLSAIYGKVMNLRNALYERGTFGAHGLGARTISVGNITTGGTGKTPLVAKIAEMLAANGERVCILTRGYGRKDPKNRVLVSDSETVLADAEMGGDEPVELANKLLGKAVVVADADRVAAARWALSEFGITAFVLDDGFQHRRAKRDLDIVCIDATNPFGGGKTLPSGRLREPLAGLARADAVIITRSPIAENLDKLEADLKKYAPSAHLFHSKDSVRCVRPQVGDHDFDAKLRFVSFCGIGNPAYLFDTANAYTNGSVVGTLAFADHHRYTQQDIENIEILARERSADALLTSAKDAVKLWTLKFSIPCFVMEIEPEVEPAEEFEKLISGK; encoded by the coding sequence ATGCTTTCGGCGATCTATGGCAAGGTGATGAACCTCAGGAACGCTCTCTACGAACGCGGGACCTTTGGCGCGCATGGCCTTGGTGCACGCACGATTAGTGTCGGAAATATCACAACCGGCGGTACCGGCAAAACGCCGCTAGTCGCGAAGATCGCGGAAATGCTCGCAGCCAACGGCGAACGTGTCTGCATCCTGACACGCGGCTACGGCCGCAAAGACCCGAAGAATCGAGTTCTCGTGTCAGACAGCGAAACGGTGCTGGCAGATGCCGAAATGGGCGGCGATGAGCCCGTTGAGCTTGCTAACAAGCTGCTTGGAAAAGCAGTCGTGGTCGCGGACGCTGATCGCGTCGCCGCGGCGAGATGGGCCTTGAGTGAATTCGGTATCACTGCATTCGTGCTGGACGACGGTTTCCAGCATCGCCGCGCGAAACGCGACCTCGATATTGTCTGCATTGACGCAACGAATCCTTTCGGCGGCGGCAAAACGCTGCCTTCGGGCCGTTTGCGTGAACCGCTTGCGGGACTGGCACGAGCCGACGCCGTCATCATCACTCGCTCACCTATTGCCGAAAACCTCGATAAGCTTGAAGCGGATCTCAAGAAATATGCGCCTAGTGCCCATCTTTTCCACTCAAAGGATTCAGTTCGTTGCGTACGGCCGCAGGTCGGTGATCATGACTTCGATGCAAAGTTGAGGTTCGTCTCGTTCTGCGGCATCGGCAATCCCGCGTACCTTTTTGACACAGCAAATGCGTACACAAATGGATCGGTCGTTGGAACGCTGGCTTTCGCAGACCACCATCGATACACCCAACAAGATATCGAAAACATCGAGATCCTCGCACGCGAAAGGTCAGCAGACGCGCTGCTTACTTCTGCGAAAGACGCTGTTAAATTGTGGACTTTGAAATTCTCGATCCCGTGTTTCGTCATGGAGATCGAGCCTGAGGTCGAGCCGGCAGAGGAATTTGAAAAGCTGATCAGCGGAAAATGA
- the trpD gene encoding anthranilate phosphoribosyltransferase, translating into MPAKRTSWQRSAPAVPTSAKSDTPLFPFLAKLVRGEDMTAREAAEFFKVLTGGGIGSNQMAAALTALTAKGETDEELAGMASVMRQLSEKIRSPKGAVDIAGTGSSAAKTFNVSTAAALVAAGAGLTVAKQSNRGVTTKCGSADVLSELGIKVAGETAVAQAALGGVGLTFMFAPKFFPGLRRVADIRSSLGIRTCLNLLGLMANPAGATRQVIGVWHRSMVEPVARALALLKAEHAWVVHGQDGMDEITLAGKTLVGIVKNGNVTSQVISPTDMGLKLGKTEHLRAADAKQSAAIIRDVLSSKRRDEARSLVVLNAAAAIYVGGLAKDPVHAARLAEQSIDSGMAQNKLERLIQITNKK; encoded by the coding sequence ATGCCCGCAAAAAGAACATCTTGGCAGCGATCCGCTCCTGCCGTGCCGACAAGTGCGAAATCCGACACGCCGCTTTTTCCTTTTTTGGCAAAGCTCGTCCGCGGCGAGGATATGACTGCACGCGAGGCTGCCGAATTTTTCAAAGTATTGACCGGCGGCGGCATCGGCTCGAATCAGATGGCGGCAGCCCTGACGGCCCTCACGGCCAAAGGCGAAACTGACGAAGAACTGGCAGGCATGGCGAGTGTGATGCGGCAGCTTTCGGAAAAGATCCGCTCGCCAAAAGGAGCCGTCGATATCGCCGGGACGGGTTCGTCCGCCGCAAAGACGTTCAACGTTTCCACCGCCGCGGCGCTTGTCGCCGCCGGTGCCGGGCTTACGGTCGCGAAACAAAGTAACCGAGGCGTTACAACGAAATGCGGTTCGGCGGATGTGCTAAGCGAGCTCGGCATCAAAGTCGCGGGGGAGACCGCAGTCGCACAGGCTGCGCTGGGCGGCGTCGGGCTGACATTCATGTTCGCACCAAAATTTTTCCCGGGCCTTCGCCGTGTCGCGGATATTCGCAGCAGCCTCGGCATCCGCACCTGCCTTAATCTGCTAGGCCTGATGGCGAATCCCGCCGGAGCGACGCGACAGGTGATAGGGGTCTGGCATCGGTCGATGGTCGAACCCGTCGCACGGGCACTTGCACTTTTGAAAGCCGAACACGCTTGGGTCGTCCACGGCCAGGACGGCATGGACGAGATAACGCTGGCGGGCAAGACATTGGTCGGCATCGTTAAGAACGGCAACGTCACGTCGCAAGTGATATCCCCAACAGACATGGGACTAAAACTAGGCAAAACCGAACATCTGCGGGCCGCCGATGCGAAACAAAGCGCAGCCATCATCCGCGACGTCCTTTCCAGCAAACGCCGCGACGAAGCTCGTTCTCTTGTCGTATTGAATGCCGCCGCCGCCATTTACGTCGGCGGGCTGGCAAAAGATCCCGTTCACGCCGCACGGCTCGCCGAACAAAGCATCGATAGCGGCATGGCACAGAATAAGCTCGAACGCCTCATCCAGATCACGAACAAGAAATAA